One region of Carya illinoinensis cultivar Pawnee chromosome 8, C.illinoinensisPawnee_v1, whole genome shotgun sequence genomic DNA includes:
- the LOC122319419 gene encoding uncharacterized protein LOC122319419, with product MSFARWMDVPKSVKDELIDRVRGDFELDWELKNHRLAVWKQLRKRFNAFHHELHKKYLAYASHEEALAGGTSLVSPLVWVKLCGRWGSDHFKKISNINKENRKKLKINHTAGRKSFVRILEEKRSEGANLVDFYKAVRWSKKNDRFVTDASEDIYKEMAGKMDDLAPENRTDEAAKAVFREVLGHRRGYARGLGEMVIPESTREKDVLQAKEYAMLVEKHKKDAEDYKSQLDRVREEMRVVVERQIETDALLRSFMASFQSREGDGVRGRQLPPN from the exons ATGAGCTTCGCAAGATGGATGGATGTACCCAAGTCCGTTAAGGATGAGTTGATTGACAGGGTCAGG GGTGACTTTGAATTAGATTGGGAACTTAAGAACCATCGGTTGGCAGTTTGGAAGCAGCTGCGTAAGAGATTTAACGCCTTCCACCATGAGCTTCACAAGAAGTATTTGGCATATGCGAGCCATGAGGAGGCATTGGCTGGTGGGACAAGCTTGGTCTCGCCCTTGGTATGGGTTAAGCTATGTGGCCGATGGGGAAGTGACCACTTCAAG AAAATCTCAAACATAAATAAGGAGAATCGTAAGAAGCTGAAGATTAATCACACTGCAGGGCGGAAATCGTTTGTGAGGATCCTAGAGGAAAAG cGATCTGAAGGAGCAAACTTAGTGGACTTCTACAAAGCAGTCCGTTGgtcaaagaaaaatgatagatttGTCACAGATGCCAGTGAAGATATTTAT AAAGAGATGGCTGGAAAGATGGATGACTTAGCCCCTGAGAATCGCACTGATGAGGCAGCTAAGGCTGTCTTTAGGGAGGTACTTGGGCATAGGCGGGGATATGCACGAGGCCTCGGAGAGATGGTGATACCAGAGTCTACAAGAGAAAAGGACGTGTTACAAGCTAAAGAGTATgcaatgttagtggaaaaacaTAAGAAAGATGCGGAGGACTACAAGAGTCAACTAGACCGTGTGAGGGAAGAAATGCGAGTGGTTGTGGAGCGTCAAATTGAAACTGATGCTCTTTTGAGGAGTTTCATGGCTTCATTTCAGTCACGTGAGGGGGACGGAGTTCGGGGGAGGCAGTTACCCCCGAACTGA
- the LOC122319145 gene encoding uncharacterized protein LOC122319145 isoform X2 encodes MATETKSSVVRVKPSHQDGSSKAKVDSSSANKKKIESSNKQPVDSKQKSVTTVVKTEVKPKTASASASASAKSTKTTTKVREKKVYTLPGQKYDPPEEREPLRIFYESLSQQIPTSEMAEFWMMEHGLLSPERAKKAYEKKQRRQKQLRMGTPIKSLKPPSKPQSSQKQQQASKNGILKAKKRIINDSDDDDDEFILSPKRRKG; translated from the exons ATGGCCACAGAAACAAAAAGCAGTGTGGTGAGGGTGAAGCCGAGCCATCAAGATGGTTCTTCGAAAGCAAAGGTTGATTCTTCTTCTGCCAACAAGAAGAAGATTGAGAGCTCAAACAAGCAGCCTGTTGATTCAAAGCAGAAATCTGTGACTACTGTCGTAAAAACTGAG GTAAAACCAAAAACAGCATCAGCATCAGCATCAGCATCAgcaaaatcaacaaaaactaCTACCAAAGTAAGAGAGAAGAAAGTGTACACTTTGCCTGGCCAGAAATATGATCCTCCTGAAGAG AGAGAACCACTGAGGATTTTCTATGAGTCATTGTCGCAACAGATCCCCACAAGTGAGATGGCAGAATTCTG GATGATGGAGCATGGCTTGCTTTCCCCTGAAAGAGCTAAAAAGGCATATGAGAAGAAGCAGAGAAGGCAGAAACAACTTCGGATGGGAACTCCTATTAAATCTCTAAAACCACCAAGCAAACCTCAGAGTTCACAGAAGCAGCAGCAGGCATCAAAGAATGGCATTTTAAAAGCGAAGAAAAGAATAATTAATGACAgtgacgacgacgacgacgaatTCATTTTGAGTCCCAAGAGAAGGAAAGGGTAA
- the LOC122319145 gene encoding uncharacterized protein LOC122319145 isoform X1: MATETKSSVVRVKPSHQDGSSKAKVDSSSANKKKIESSNKQPVDSKQKSVTTVVKTEVKSKTASASAKTTTKTTTKVKPKTASASASASAKSTKTTTKVREKKVYTLPGQKYDPPEEREPLRIFYESLSQQIPTSEMAEFWMMEHGLLSPERAKKAYEKKQRRQKQLRMGTPIKSLKPPSKPQSSQKQQQASKNGILKAKKRIINDSDDDDDEFILSPKRRKG, from the exons ATGGCCACAGAAACAAAAAGCAGTGTGGTGAGGGTGAAGCCGAGCCATCAAGATGGTTCTTCGAAAGCAAAGGTTGATTCTTCTTCTGCCAACAAGAAGAAGATTGAGAGCTCAAACAAGCAGCCTGTTGATTCAAAGCAGAAATCTGTGACTACTGTCGTAAAAACTGAG GTAAAATCGAAAACAGCATCAGCATCagcaaaaacaacaacaaagacAACTACCAAA GTAAAACCAAAAACAGCATCAGCATCAGCATCAGCATCAgcaaaatcaacaaaaactaCTACCAAAGTAAGAGAGAAGAAAGTGTACACTTTGCCTGGCCAGAAATATGATCCTCCTGAAGAG AGAGAACCACTGAGGATTTTCTATGAGTCATTGTCGCAACAGATCCCCACAAGTGAGATGGCAGAATTCTG GATGATGGAGCATGGCTTGCTTTCCCCTGAAAGAGCTAAAAAGGCATATGAGAAGAAGCAGAGAAGGCAGAAACAACTTCGGATGGGAACTCCTATTAAATCTCTAAAACCACCAAGCAAACCTCAGAGTTCACAGAAGCAGCAGCAGGCATCAAAGAATGGCATTTTAAAAGCGAAGAAAAGAATAATTAATGACAgtgacgacgacgacgacgaatTCATTTTGAGTCCCAAGAGAAGGAAAGGGTAA